The genomic DNA CGAAACTTCAGCTGGTGAAAGAGATTTCCGAAGAAGTATGGGGATCATAAAATAATAAAGACGCTGTACGGGATTTTAAATAAACCCGTGCAGCGTCTTTTTATTGTTATTTACTTAAAAAATCGACTTCGATTTCATTTTTACGGACTTCGCGTTTGAATAAGTACTCGCCGTTTCTCACTGATGCGAGCACTTCGGCGCGCTCACGAACTGCCTCGTATGCATCGTGTGCATCCAGGACGATAAAGTTTGCAGAGTTGCCTGCTTTAATGCCGTAATCTTCGATGTTCAATACGTTCGCACCGTTTGACGTAATCAAATCAAGTGCTTTGTTGATTTCATCGATGTGTGTGTAGTGCGCCAGATGAATCCCATTGTCGAGAATATTCATCATATTGCCGTTGCCGAGCGGGTACCAGTAATCCGCGATGGAATCCTGTGCGAATGCAACGTTGTTCCCGTTTTCAAGCAGTTCCTTTACGCGAGTCAGACCGCGGCGTTTCGGATACGCATCTCCGCGCCCCTGCAGGTGCGCATTCTCTGTCGGGCATGAAATAAAGTTGATTTTCGATTCTCTGAACAGCCCCATCATTTTGTTTGCATAACTCGCTTCAACCGCACCGAAGCTCGTCGTGTGGCTGGCAGTCGTTTTCGCACCGTAGTCTTTCTCCATAACGAGTGCGTTCAGTACTTCCAGGAAGCGGCTGTTCGGATCGTCGTTTTCATCACAGTGAATGTCGATCATAACGTCGAACTCCAAAGCCAGATCTACAATTTGTTTTAACGACTCGACACCGTGTTCATATGAAATTTCGAAGTGGGGAATGCCGCCGACAACGTCAGCCCCCATTTCAAGTGCTTTTCTTACGAGCTCAGGGCCGCCTTTATAACGGAAAAACCCTTCCTGCGGGAAAGCCACAAGCTGTAATGTGACAATATCTTTTAACTCTTCACGCAGCTTTAACAGTGCCTTCATTCCCGTTAAGTTTGGATCCGTTACGTCTACATGCGTACGAATGTACTGAACGCCGTGACTCACTTCTTTTTTAATGCCCTTTAAAGCGGACTCGCGAACTTTATCTTCTGTTAAATCTTTCTTGTTATCGCTCCAGCGCTGAATACCTTCGAACAGCGTACCCGACACGTTCGCGTTGCCTTCACCGAGACCGGAGAAAATATAATCGAGGTGCAGGTGGGGATCGACGTAAGGCGGCAGAACCAGTCTGCCTTCAAGATCGACGACCTCATCGGCATCGCCGAGGTTTGTGCCGACAGCTTTAAATTTATTATTTTCAACTAAAATTTCCGTTGACTCCGCATCACCATAAATCGTTGCGTTGATAAACTTCTTCATGTGTAAAACTCCTTGCCTGAATATTGATGTGATACAGTTCCGATTATAGCAAACAGGGCGGAAAATAGCCGGTTTGACACTGTTTAAATCAGTCATTTCATTATCACTGCACAAAAAAACGGAATTCCCGCAACCGGGAATTCCGCCGTAATCTTCTGTATTGGTTATCATGAGGTGTTTAAGCTTTTTTGTTTCCTTTAAGCAGTCCAAAGATGAACGATACTACAAGGATTAAAATAATCGCACCAAGCAGTGTACCGATAATGCTCATGCCGCCTAATGTCGGCCCGATGTCTAAACCAAGTGCGTTACCGATTGATGCACCGATGATTCCGGCTAAAATGTTACCGATAATACCAAATGGGACATCTTTACTTACGATTACACCTGCAAGCCAGCCTAAAATACCGCCGACGATAATAGTCCATAACCAACCCATTCTAATTACCTCCTAGAAAATATATAAATAAATGCGGTGTTCTACTTGAATACATTGCCTGTTTTTCAAAGTAATAAACATTCACGCGTAAATTTTATATAATTTTTTTCGTACTTTTCAGTATGAAAAACAGGAGCAGCGACATGACACCGCTCGCCGCACTGATCCAGTAAATCGAACTGTAATCCGCATACTCTGCGACGAGACCGAATGTGATTGCCCCGAGGCCGACACCGAGGTCAAATGCCGAAAAATATGTAGCGTTGGCCATGCCCCGTTTTCTGAGCGGTGTCGTATTTATCGCAGTTGCCTGGAGTGCGGGCTGGGCTGTACCGAAACCGAGTCCGTATAAAATGGCGCCGGCAAATAAATATACCGGGCTCTTGAGCATCGCAAGCAATGTAAGACCGAGAATGATTAACAGTATGCCCGGAATGAATACAATCGTCAGTCCGCGCCGGTCGTATATGCGTCCTGCAAAAAAACGTGTCGTGACGAGGGCAAGTGCATACAGCACAAAGTAAATTTGAATGTAGTGGGGGGCGAAGCCCTGCTGAAATGTGTAGGCAGGGAGAAATGTTGCGATGCCCCCGAACGTAAATGTAATGAAAAATAACAGTGCCGATGCGGGCAGTGCTCTTTTTTCAATGAAGTTAAAGCGCGTCCGGGACGCGGCATCTTCCTTCATTTCAGAATCCGTCAGCGGCTCCGGTTTAACGTAGCGCACGTTCAATGCGAGTACGAGTGCAATCATTGTGAGTGTCCCGCAGATGATAAACAGTGTAGAAAACTCAATATGGTTCACTAAAAACAGTCCGAGTGCCGGACCGATTGCGAGTGCGAGATTACCGCTCAGCCCGAAAAATCCGAGACCTTCCCCGCGCCGGTCTTTTGGAACGAGGTCTGACGCGATTGTACCGGATGCTGTGTTCGACAGTCCCCAGCCGACTCCCTGCACAATTCTGACGACAACAAGAATGAGTATTGTCGTACTGATTGCGAGTGAGTAAAGAGACAGCACGAGAATCAAAAGGCCGATAAGAAATACCGGCGCCCGTCCTGTCGTATCGAGAAGCTTACCGCCAAACGGCCGGATTAACAGTGCCGAGAATGTAAATATCCCGACGATAATTCCGACCCACGTTTCATTTGAACCGATTTCCTGCACGTATAACGGCAGCGTCGGCAGCGTCATCTGAAACGACGTGAAAATAAAAAAGTTGGCGATGACGATAATGATAAAATCCCTTGTCCATATTCTGGACCTTGTGGCAGACATAGATCACCCTTCTTAATAAGTAACGATATTTGTCTTCATTAATATTAAGTCTACATCAGAGTATGAAGTTTTTCATCCCGGGCAATGCGGATAGTGTTATTTAAATTGATTTGTATATGATATTATTAAGGAAATTACATACAGGGAGCAGAACAGTGAATTTATTAATGATAGACAATTACGATTCATTTACATATAATCTCGTTCATTACATCGAGAGCAATCCATATAATGCCGGTATTAAAGTTGTCACACCGGATCAGCTGGACGATAATTTAATAGAAGAATTTAATATTATCGGACTGATTATTTCTCCCGGGCCGTCACATCCAAAAGACCGCCCGGAAGTTATCGAATTTATAAACAGACATTATAAGACACTGCCGGTGCTCGGCATATGTCTAGGCCATCAGATGCTCTGGCATATGTTCGGCGGAGAAGTGTCGCGCGGTGAGCGTCCGATTCACGGCCATCCGTACGACGTGCACCATGACGGTGAAGGACTGTACAAAGGACTGACGTCACCGCTCCGGGGATGCCGCTACCATTCATTAACATGTTACGGCGAGCTTGAAGATTTCGAGATTGCCGGACGGACAGCAGACGGTACGAACATGGCAATCCGCCATAAGGATTACCCGGTATTCGGTGTCCAGTATCATCCGGAAGCCATTTTATCGGAACACGGCAGAGCGCAGCTCAATAACTTTATACGAATTGCAGTGGAGGAAAGTCATGAGAGCACATACAAAGTTTAAAAAGAACGGTACAGTCGAAAATCTGTACTTTACGAATCCGGTCGAAATCATTACGGCCGGCACGCCGTTTGACGAAGCACTGGACAGGGCGGAACATTATCAGAAAGAAGGATACTACGCTGTCATCGGCGTTACTTATGAAAAAGATGATTACGTCATCGGCATATACGATAAAACAGTGTCGTACGCCGAATTTTTAGGCGGCAGACAGCCGGAAATGTATCGGATGAGCAGACCGGAACTCAGCGAAACAAAAGAAGAAATTGAGAATAATATACAGGCGGTCAGAAATTACATACTGGACGGCCATACATATCAGGTGAACTACACGACGCGTCTGTACGGTGATTTCAGCGGCGACAGCCACCAGCTGTTTTTAAAATTAAGCAGCCAGAACAACGGTGACTACGCGATGTATATCGATTATGACGGCAGGCAGATCGTGAGTCTGTCGCCGGAACTGTTTTTTGAAATGGATCCGGAACGACGAATCAAAACGAAGCCGATGAAAGGCACGGCGCCGAGATCGGAAGACCCGGAAAAAGATCAGGAGAGCTATGAATTTTTAAGGCACTCGAAAAAAGATCAGGCGGAAAACGTTATGATTGTGGACCTGTTAAGAAACGATATATCCAAAATAGCGAAGCCGGATACAGTAGAAGCGGTGAAACTGTTTACGATTGAGAAGTATCAGACAGTCTACCAGATGATTTCAACAGTTGAAGCGGACGTCAGAGATAACGTGACGCTAAGCGGTGAGTTTGATGCGCTGTTCCCGTGCGGATCGATTACGGGGGCTCCGAAAGAAATGACGATGCGGCTGATTGAAAAACTTGAGAAAACGCCGCGCGGATTTTACTGCGGTGCGCTCGGGATTTTATATCCCGATGCGTCATGCGTGTTCAACGTGCCGATCCGCACGCTGACAATTACGGGTGACCGTTATATTTACAGTGCGGGCGGGGGGATTACATACGATTCGATTCCGTCTGCCGAGTTCGAGGAAATACTGCACAAAACATCATTCCTGGAGCAGGGGCAGTACGAACTCATCGAGACGATGCGTTTACAGGACGGTAAAATCCAGCGTCTCGATTACCACGCGAAGAGATTAAACAACAGTGCAGCGCACTTTAAGTTCGGGAAACCGGATTTCATACAGGCGCTGCAGTCTTATATAGAAAAAAACAGCATTGACTCCGGTGTGTTTAAACTCCGCGCGACGCTGTCGCGTGAAGGTGAATTGAACATTTCGCACGCCGCACTCGCTGAGAACAAGCAGCCGGTGACAGCTGTCCTTGCGTCAGCGCCGCTCTACGGGGCACCGGATTTTATCGCGCATAAAACAACGGTCAGACATCAGTACGGCGGGAAAACAAATGATTCTGACGTCGTTTTATATTATAATGATAACTTAGATATTACAGAGTTTAATATCGGCAGCATCGTCATTAAGGAAGGGGACGCGTTTTACACGCCTCCGCTGTCCGCGGGCATCCTGAACGGTGTCATGCGCCAGTCCCTGATTGATGAGCAGAAAATCACTGAACAGAACATAACGATGAAGGATCTGCGTTATAAATACGAAAATGGTCAAATTGACTTATTCATGATAAACAGTGCGCGGGAATGGGTGGCAATCACACTCGCGGAATGAGGTGGCTTATGTTTACAATACTTTTAATTTTACTCATTGTTGCAATTGTTGTACTGACGCATTTTGTAGTCACGTACCTGTTGAAAAATGATGTTAAAATCGTCGGAATCGCAATCGGTTTCGTCGGCGTCATTATTGCAATAATTGTTTTTGGCATCGCCATGGGCAACTTTACGGAATACGTTGCAGGCGAATTGGAATTCTTTTACCGATAAGAGGAGTGGACTCATGATTTTTGCAAATGGAGATAAAGTAATCACGTACCAGGAAGATGCGTCAGTCATTAAAAATATTAAAGCGCAGTACGATAAAGACGGATTGAACATTAATAATCCTTATATCGGTGACACGGTATTTACGAAAAATACAGTCAGCTTTTACTATGACCCGGTCGAAGTAATGGAAAACGAAAATACAATTGAGCCGGCGGCTTATATTATTTCTGTAGTAGAGCCTGTACTCGGCAGTGTAAGCGGGGGTAAATAAGATGAGCTTAATTATTCAGGAGGGCGGTCTGTTAACGATTCTGCAGACGGTCGAAAAACAGACAAATACTGAACAGAAAAATAATGAATACAACGGTGCGGTCGACAGCCTGTCACCGATGCTTGCAAACAAACTTGTCGGCAACGATGTCAATGAACCGACGCTTGAAATGTCGGGGCAGCCTGCTGTCATCCAGTTTACGGAACCGACAATCATCGCGTATTCGGGCGGGGATTTTAACGGCCGCGTCAGCGACGATGACATTCAGCCGAACCGTATTTATCACGTGGACCGCGGAGATGTTTTATCGTTCCAGGGGTCAACGCGCGGCAACAGACTGTACCTGGCAATTGCCGGCGGCATTGCTGTTGAAAAGTCAAACGTGCTGAAGTCGGGCGATGAAGTGATTATGCGCCGCAACTACACAGCGCTGCACGATGAAATTTTCCACATGATGAACAACAAGCGTAAAGTCAGCTGGGGAATCGGCATCTATTCACTTGTCGAAGTCTACTTATCGGATACTTATCACATCGTGAAGCGTCCGGATGTACCTGCTGAAGTGTACGAGCGTCTCGAAGAGCGCGAATACACTGTAACTCAGGAGGAGAACCGCATTCAGCTGTCTGTCGAAGGACAGGAAATTGAGTTTAAGGCACCTGCCTGTGTGAATCCGGGCGTATTGGGCGGCGTTTATCTCGAAAACGGTCTGCCGACTATCGCACTGAACGATTTCGG from Jeotgalicoccus saudimassiliensis includes the following:
- a CDS encoding amidohydrolase family protein, with protein sequence MKKFINATIYGDAESTEILVENNKFKAVGTNLGDADEVVDLEGRLVLPPYVDPHLHLDYIFSGLGEGNANVSGTLFEGIQRWSDNKKDLTEDKVRESALKGIKKEVSHGVQYIRTHVDVTDPNLTGMKALLKLREELKDIVTLQLVAFPQEGFFRYKGGPELVRKALEMGADVVGGIPHFEISYEHGVESLKQIVDLALEFDVMIDIHCDENDDPNSRFLEVLNALVMEKDYGAKTTASHTTSFGAVEASYANKMMGLFRESKINFISCPTENAHLQGRGDAYPKRRGLTRVKELLENGNNVAFAQDSIADYWYPLGNGNMMNILDNGIHLAHYTHIDEINKALDLITSNGANVLNIEDYGIKAGNSANFIVLDAHDAYEAVRERAEVLASVRNGEYLFKREVRKNEIEVDFLSK
- a CDS encoding anthranilate synthase component II, which codes for MNLLMIDNYDSFTYNLVHYIESNPYNAGIKVVTPDQLDDNLIEEFNIIGLIISPGPSHPKDRPEVIEFINRHYKTLPVLGICLGHQMLWHMFGGEVSRGERPIHGHPYDVHHDGEGLYKGLTSPLRGCRYHSLTCYGELEDFEIAGRTADGTNMAIRHKDYPVFGVQYHPEAILSEHGRAQLNNFIRIAVEESHESTYKV
- a CDS encoding GlsB/YeaQ/YmgE family stress response membrane protein, which codes for MGWLWTIIVGGILGWLAGVIVSKDVPFGIIGNILAGIIGASIGNALGLDIGPTLGGMSIIGTLLGAIILILVVSFIFGLLKGNKKA
- a CDS encoding MFS transporter, translating into MSATRSRIWTRDFIIIVIANFFIFTSFQMTLPTLPLYVQEIGSNETWVGIIVGIFTFSALLIRPFGGKLLDTTGRAPVFLIGLLILVLSLYSLAISTTILILVVVRIVQGVGWGLSNTASGTIASDLVPKDRRGEGLGFFGLSGNLALAIGPALGLFLVNHIEFSTLFIICGTLTMIALVLALNVRYVKPEPLTDSEMKEDAASRTRFNFIEKRALPASALLFFITFTFGGIATFLPAYTFQQGFAPHYIQIYFVLYALALVTTRFFAGRIYDRRGLTIVFIPGILLIILGLTLLAMLKSPVYLFAGAILYGLGFGTAQPALQATAINTTPLRKRGMANATYFSAFDLGVGLGAITFGLVAEYADYSSIYWISAASGVMSLLLFFILKSTKKII
- a CDS encoding 5-oxoprolinase subunit C family protein; translation: MSLIIQEGGLLTILQTVEKQTNTEQKNNEYNGAVDSLSPMLANKLVGNDVNEPTLEMSGQPAVIQFTEPTIIAYSGGDFNGRVSDDDIQPNRIYHVDRGDVLSFQGSTRGNRLYLAIAGGIAVEKSNVLKSGDEVIMRRNYTALHDEIFHMMNNKRKVSWGIGIYSLVEVYLSDTYHIVKRPDVPAEVYERLEEREYTVTQEENRIQLSVEGQEIEFKAPACVNPGVLGGVYLENGLPTIALNDFGQETELAHIGTIPSYHMHKLGQKRRGSKIKFKAVDISDAHAETYGHYLWVNSLFKAIDYKISKELVKEKM
- the pabB gene encoding aminodeoxychorismate synthase component I; translation: MRAHTKFKKNGTVENLYFTNPVEIITAGTPFDEALDRAEHYQKEGYYAVIGVTYEKDDYVIGIYDKTVSYAEFLGGRQPEMYRMSRPELSETKEEIENNIQAVRNYILDGHTYQVNYTTRLYGDFSGDSHQLFLKLSSQNNGDYAMYIDYDGRQIVSLSPELFFEMDPERRIKTKPMKGTAPRSEDPEKDQESYEFLRHSKKDQAENVMIVDLLRNDISKIAKPDTVEAVKLFTIEKYQTVYQMISTVEADVRDNVTLSGEFDALFPCGSITGAPKEMTMRLIEKLEKTPRGFYCGALGILYPDASCVFNVPIRTLTITGDRYIYSAGGGITYDSIPSAEFEEILHKTSFLEQGQYELIETMRLQDGKIQRLDYHAKRLNNSAAHFKFGKPDFIQALQSYIEKNSIDSGVFKLRATLSREGELNISHAALAENKQPVTAVLASAPLYGAPDFIAHKTTVRHQYGGKTNDSDVVLYYNDNLDITEFNIGSIVIKEGDAFYTPPLSAGILNGVMRQSLIDEQKITEQNITMKDLRYKYENGQIDLFMINSAREWVAITLAE